DNA sequence from the Longimicrobiaceae bacterium genome:
CGACCCTCCCCCAAAACTGCCTGGGGGAGGGTTGGGTTGGCATCGGTGCGCAATTCAGCCTCGGCGCGGGACGTACTCTCAGCAGGAGGCCGCGGAGCGGTCTTGGCCCGTGTACCCCGCGCGTTTACGCGCCCCGCGGGCCCTCCGCCCCGACGGATCTCCCCGACGCGCGACCACCCATCAATCACTAGCGGGAGATGCGCATCTACCGACACCTCCATCACGTTTCGGCCGCGCGTTGCGCCAGCGCCGTCTCCAGGGCGTGGGCGATGCGGATGAGCTTGGGCTCGTGCCACGGCGCGGCGATGAGCTGGCCGCCCACGGGGAGGCCGTCCACATCGCCCACCGGCAGGGAGAGCGCGGGGAGGCCGGCCAGGCTCGCCGGGACGGTGAAGGCGTCGGCCAGGTACATCTCGTACGGGTCGCTGACCTCGCCGATGCGGAAGGCCGTCGTCGGCGTCGTCGGGGTGAACACCGCATCGACGCCGGATGCGAACGCCCACTGGAAGTCGCGCGCGACCAGCGCCCGCACCTGCTGGGCGCGGGCGTAGTACGCGTCGTAGTAGCCGGCGGAGAGGACGTACGTGCCCAGGACGATGCGGCGCTTCGCCTCGGCGCCGAAGAGGGCGCGGGTGCGCTCGTAGACTTCGTCGAGCGTGGCGGCATCGGGCGCGCGGCGGCCGAAGTGGATCCCGTCGAAGCGCGCCAGGTTCGACGACGCCTCGGCCGACGCGACGACCTGGTACGCGGCCACGGCGTGCCGCGTGTGCGGCAGCGAGATCTCGCGCACCTCCGCGCCCATGCCTTCCAGCACGTGCAGCGCCGCGCGGCAGGCGGCGCCCACGCGCGGGTCCAGCGCGGCGGCGAAGTATTCCTCCGGCACGCCGATGGTCATCCCCTCCACGCCGTGCCCCAGCGCCACGCGGTAGTCCGGCACAGCGCGCGCCACCGAGGTCGCGTCCAGCGGGTCGTGCCCGGAGATGACCTCCAGCAGCACCGCGGCGTCGGTTACCGTACGCCCGAACGTGCCCACCTGGTCCAGCGACGACGCGAACGACACCAGTCCGTAGCGCGACACGGCGCCGTACGTGGGCTTGATCCCCACGATGCCGCAGAACGCCGCCGGCTGGCGCACCGATCCGCCCGTGTCCGAGCCCAGCGCGAACGGCACGACGCCCGCCGCCACCGCCGCCGCCGAGCCGCCGGAGCTGCCGCCCGGCACACGCGACGGGTCCAGCGGGTTGCGCACCGGCCCGTACGCCGAGTGCTCGGTGGACGAGCCCATGGCGAACTCATCCATGTTGGTCTTGCCCACGGGGATGGCGCCCGCCTCGCGCAGCAGCCGCACCACCGTGGCGTCGAACGGCGAGACATAGCCCTCCAGGATTCGCGACCCGCACGTGGTCGGCATCTCGGTGGTGCAGAGGTTGTCCTTGAGCGCCACCGGCACGCCAGCGAGCGCCAGCGCGGGCGCGCCCTTCCGCATCTCCTCCTCCATGCCCTCCGCGCGGCGGCGGGCGGAAAGGAAGTCGACGGAGATGAAGGCGTTCAGGGCCGCCGGCCCGCGCTCGGACGCGGCGTAGGCGTCTTCCGCGGCCTGCACCAGCTCCGTGGGGCGCAGGACGCCGGCGTTGACCTCGCCCGCCAGCTCCACGCCCGCCCGCCGCATGAGGTGCACGCTCAAGCCTGCTCCTGGGCGGGGATGGCGGCGTGCGATGCGAGGCGGGGCACGCTGAAGAACGGATGCGCCCACACCGGCGCGATCAGCTCCGGGGGGCGCAGCATGGACTCGGCGGTGCCGTCGTCGCTCCGCAGGGCGCACGGCGCGGCGCCGGACGCGGGCGGCTCCAGGTCGCTCACGTCCACGCGGGCGAGCTCGTTCGCGTGGCCCAGGATGGTGCCCAGGTCGGCGCACAGCCGGTCCACCTCGCCCGGGTCCAGGCGCAGGCGCGCCAGCCGCGCGACGTGCGCCACCTCGTGGGGACTTACGGCCATCTCGGCGAACCTCCGGAAGGACTTGCGGGCTCTGCGTGGACCGTCAGCCACGCCGTCGGGCGGACATGCGGGATTGGTGCCGCGCGCTCGGTGGATGCGATCGGCCGCATCGCGTCGCCGATCCCAAGCGTGACGACGGCCACGTCGCCGTGGCCGTCGCACATCCCCCGAACACATCGCACGACACCGACCGGCATTCATCGCAACGTCAGGACGTTTCGGGAGATGCGGGAAGATCGAACGGCAGCTCCAGCGTCGCGCCTCCGGGAAGCGCGGCCCAACGCGCGTGAAGCTCGCGCATACGAGCGCGGACGCGCGCCAGCTCGTCATCCGTGAGGGCGCGCGGCGCGGGCA
Encoded proteins:
- a CDS encoding aspartyl/glutamyl-tRNA amidotransferase subunit C yields the protein MAVSPHEVAHVARLARLRLDPGEVDRLCADLGTILGHANELARVDVSDLEPPASGAAPCALRSDDGTAESMLRPPELIAPVWAHPFFSVPRLASHAAIPAQEQA
- the gatA gene encoding Asp-tRNA(Asn)/Glu-tRNA(Gln) amidotransferase subunit GatA, translating into MHLMRRAGVELAGEVNAGVLRPTELVQAAEDAYAASERGPAALNAFISVDFLSARRRAEGMEEEMRKGAPALALAGVPVALKDNLCTTEMPTTCGSRILEGYVSPFDATVVRLLREAGAIPVGKTNMDEFAMGSSTEHSAYGPVRNPLDPSRVPGGSSGGSAAAVAAGVVPFALGSDTGGSVRQPAAFCGIVGIKPTYGAVSRYGLVSFASSLDQVGTFGRTVTDAAVLLEVISGHDPLDATSVARAVPDYRVALGHGVEGMTIGVPEEYFAAALDPRVGAACRAALHVLEGMGAEVREISLPHTRHAVAAYQVVASAEASSNLARFDGIHFGRRAPDAATLDEVYERTRALFGAEAKRRIVLGTYVLSAGYYDAYYARAQQVRALVARDFQWAFASGVDAVFTPTTPTTAFRIGEVSDPYEMYLADAFTVPASLAGLPALSLPVGDVDGLPVGGQLIAAPWHEPKLIRIAHALETALAQRAAET